The genomic DNA CGCCGGCGCAGGCCATCGCGGGGCAGCGCACGCAGGGCGCGCAACGTAGTCACGCCCATATGCTGCAGCCGTGCACCGTGGTCATCGGGCAGCCGCGCGCGGCGCACCGGCACGCGATCCAGCAGGGCATGCATGGCCGCGATGTCTTCCACGGCCATGCCATCGCGGATACCAGCCAATACCATCGCCGCCCGTGCGGTGGGGGCCATTGCGATGCGGTGCTGGAAACCCAGCGCCTGCAGTTCCTCGCGCAGGCGCGCCTGCAATACCGGCCACGGCCCCAGCAGCTGGAAGCTGGCGCGCACTTCCAGCACGATGCAGCCCGGCCACTGGGCACTCACCAGGGAACTGTGCCGATACGCCCAGCCGGCGAGGAAGCGCTGCCAGCGCGCATCCGCCTGCGCATCGTGCTCCACCATCTGGAAATCCGGCAGCAACGCCAGCGCGGCGGTCAGCCGCATGCCGACCTGCAGCCCGGCCTGGACGGCGGCGACATTGACCGCGTGCAGGGTGCGTAGCTGCGCCGATCCACCAATCAACGCCAGCGGCGTGTCCGGATCAGGGTGACGGCGAAGGACGGCATCCAGCGCCAGCTGCGGCAGCACGATACAGGCCCAGAGCATCGGCGTACCTCACCCGGCCCTCAAGGCAAAGGCCTGCGATGGCGCAGGGCCACCCCGGCACTTGCGCACCTGCCACTGCGTGGCGTGGCCTTCGCGCACCGCTTCCAGCCGCAAGGCCGCCGGCGATGGATTGGCTGCGTGCTTGCGGTCGCGCAGCGCGAAGCCCAGGCACTGGCCGGTATCGGCGGCCACCTGCAGGCGGCGCAGTGCCTGCGCATCGGCCTGCTTCGGCCAGCCCAGCACCGCGCCGCAGGCACCGCTGCGCAGGCATTGTTCGAATGCCCACAGGGCATCGCGTGGCGAAGCCTCGATCAACTGCAGGTGCTGCAATGAAACGCCTGCGGCCTGCCACGCCGGGGCATAGGGCAGGTAGGGCGGTGCAATCACCGCCACCGCCGCGCCGGTCTGGCTCAGCCGCGCCAAGGTAGGCAGCAGCAACTGCAGCTCCCCCACCCCATCGGCCGGCAACAGCAGTTCAGTCAGCGCGCGGCGTGGCCAGCCGCGCTGCGGCAGCAACGCATCCAGTGCCGCATGCCCGGTGGACTCGCCTTCCACGCCCTCCTTTGCACTGCCTCGCCCTGCATGCCACAGGGTCTGGCTGGACAGCATCTGCTGCAGGTCGGGCGCGGTGTTCATCTCAGCCCTGCCGGACCAGGCCGCAGTAAACGCCTTCCACGGCGAAATCCTGCCCGGCTTCGATCACGATCGGCGCATGTGCAGGATTGCGCGGCAGCAGGCGCACGCCATCTGCATCCTGTTGCAGACGCTTGATGGTGAGCTCGCCATCGATGCGCGCGACCACCGTCTGCCCATCGCGGGCGCTCGGCGTGCGGTGTACACCGACCAGGTCGCCATCCAGGATGCCGTCATCGATCATCGAATCGCCCTGCACTTTCAGCAGGTAGTCCGGACGCGGCGAGAACATCCGCCGGTCCAGCCAGAGCTGCTGGTCCAGGCCGATATCCGCGCCGATGGGTTGGCCCGCGGCCACCCGCCCCAGCACCGCCAGCGGAAGCAGCTCGGCCGGCTCGCCGGGCAAGGCCAGGCCACGCTTGCGACCCGCCGCCTGCGCCAGCAACCCGGCCTCGACCAGCGCCTGCACGTGTTTCTGCGCGGCATTGCGCGAGGCAAAACCGAAGGCATGGGCGATATCGGCCAATGACGGCGACTGGCCGGAAGCCAGCGCCTGTCGCAACCAGGCCAGTACGGCGGCACGTTGGGGAGGGAGGTCGTTGAGGTCCATGGTGTACATTTGTACACCCTCGCTTTCAGAAAAGCGACAGCCCGATTGTTCAGCCTGACAACCGCTGTCGCTTACGACATGGATCGCGACGCCTGCGTCAGATTATCAAAGCAAGCTATTGATTGAATTATAAAAAACAATTGTTCTTCGGCGTATTCCAGCAGGGATGATCCTGACTCGTTTCCCGGAGTCTTTCCCTATGCGCCATGCCTGCCTGCTGGTAGCTGCCCTGCTCATTCCCGCTGCCCCGTTACTCGCACAGACCACGCTGACCCGCGACAACGGCGCCCCGGTGGGCGACAACCAGAAC from Stenotrophomonas sp. 169 includes the following:
- the lexA gene encoding transcriptional repressor LexA produces the protein MYTMDLNDLPPQRAAVLAWLRQALASGQSPSLADIAHAFGFASRNAAQKHVQALVEAGLLAQAAGRKRGLALPGEPAELLPLAVLGRVAAGQPIGADIGLDQQLWLDRRMFSPRPDYLLKVQGDSMIDDGILDGDLVGVHRTPSARDGQTVVARIDGELTIKRLQQDADGVRLLPRNPAHAPIVIEAGQDFAVEGVYCGLVRQG
- the imuA gene encoding translesion DNA synthesis-associated protein ImuA; amino-acid sequence: MNTAPDLQQMLSSQTLWHAGRGSAKEGVEGESTGHAALDALLPQRGWPRRALTELLLPADGVGELQLLLPTLARLSQTGAAVAVIAPPYLPYAPAWQAAGVSLQHLQLIEASPRDALWAFEQCLRSGACGAVLGWPKQADAQALRRLQVAADTGQCLGFALRDRKHAANPSPAALRLEAVREGHATQWQVRKCRGGPAPSQAFALRAG